A stretch of Aphelocoma coerulescens isolate FSJ_1873_10779 chromosome 1A, UR_Acoe_1.0, whole genome shotgun sequence DNA encodes these proteins:
- the LOC138120506 gene encoding nucleoside diphosphate kinase 6-like, whose amino-acid sequence MWAYILAHENAVPLWRSLMGPTKVFRARHSDPDSIRGAYGLTDTRNTTHGSDSPASASREIAFFFPEFDEQHWYEQDEPQLRCGQLYYSAEERVHRVLRAEEAEVQSRGSAGHHCCPCPQQCPEWICSGSCVSSQRSESCCPQCC is encoded by the exons ATGTGGGCTTACATCTTGGCCCACGAGAATGCTGTCCCTCTATGGAGATCCCTGATGGGACCCACTAAAGTGTTCCGAGCCCGACACAGCGACCCAGACTCCATTCGAGGTGCCTACGGCCTCACGGACACCAGGAACACGACCCATGGCTCAG ACTCACCTGCCTCAGCCAGCAgagaaattgccttttttttccccgagTTCGATGAGCAGCACTGGTACGAGCAGGACGAGCCCCAGCTCCGCTGCGGGCAGCTGTACTACAGCGCCGAGGAGCGTGTGCACCGCGTGCTCAGGGCAGAGGAGGCAGAG GTACAGAGCCGGGGATCTGCGGGGCAtcactgctgtccctgtcctcaGCAGTGTCCAGAGTGGATCTGCTCAGGATCCTGTGTGTCTTCACAAAGGTCTgagagctgctgtccccagtgctgtTGA